In Silene latifolia isolate original U9 population chromosome 3, ASM4854445v1, whole genome shotgun sequence, a single window of DNA contains:
- the LOC141646710 gene encoding SUN domain-containing protein 1-like has product MSASTLSATANTRRRTSSTVNDVKQSIDIVNSAATADNAGDDVSGAATVAVNKDLSHSYKGEASLERSSKEIVKKPSSQVPSSGNRPRITRKTTTSTATKHARPRWKTVVSVVAKNLLLVVVLAGLVQIVRKLAVKEEESGGNLLGFTDMESRIASVETSMKTTSKMLQVQLEVVDKKIDSEVGNLRREVQRRVEDKGVEIEGKLSELEAKTEELETGMSELREISKGFVSKNEVIRVYEELMSGGNEENGGNGGSELSLDEIRVLAREVVEREIEKHAADGLGRVDYAVGSGGAKVVKHSDPLMVGKGVWFTAPRSGVHENAVRMLSPSFGEPGMCFALKGSSGFVQIRLRTAVVPEAVTLEHVAKSVAYDQSSAPKYCRVFGWLEGPQGLETDSTAENEKVLLAEFTYDLEKSNAQTYTVVDSATSAVIDTVRFEFSSNYGSATHTCIYRLRVHGHDPSPVPNA; this is encoded by the exons ATGTCCGCGTCGACGCTTTCCGCGACGGCGAACACTCGCCGTCGTACATCTTCGACGGTCAACGACGTCAAACAGTCAATTGACATAGTCAACTCTGCCGCCACCGCCGATAACGCCGGCGATGACGTCAGTGGTGCCGCAACCGTCGCTGTGAACAAAGATCTGAGTCATTCGTACAAAGGAGAAGCGAGTTTAGAAAGATCGTCGAAGGAAATAGTAAAGAAACCGTCGTCGCAAGTTCCGTCATCTGGAAATCGACCGCGAATTACTCGCAAAACGACGACGTCTACGGCGACTAAGCATGCGAGACCGCGGTGGAAGACGGTGGTTAGTGTGGTGGCGAAGAAtttgttgttggtggttgtgtTAGCGGGGTTGGTACAAATAGTGAGGAAATTAGCGGTGAAGGAGGAGGAATCAGGAGGGAATTTGTTAGGGTTTACGGATATGGAATCGAGGATTGCGTCGGTTGAGACGTCGATGAAAACGACGTCGAAAATGCTGCAGGTGCAATTAGAGGTTGTGGATAAGAAGATTGATAGCGAGGTTGGGAATTTACGGAGGGAGGTTCAGAGAAGGGTTGAAGATAAGGGGGTGGAAATTGAGGGGAAATTGAGTGAATTAGAGGCGAAAACCGAGGAATTGGAGACGGGAATGAGCGAATTGAGGGAGATTTCGAAGGGTTTTGTGTCGAAAAACGAGGTTATTAGGGTTTATGAGGAGTTGATGAGTGGAGGAAATGAGGAAAATGGGGGAAATGGAGGGAGTGAATTGAGTTTGGATGAGATTCGGGTTTTGGCTAGGGAGGTTGTTGAGAGGGAGATTGAGAAACATGCTGCTGATGGGCTTGGACGGGTGGATTACGCGGTGGGTAGTGGCGGCGCTAAGGTTGTTAAGCATTCTGACCCTTTAATGGTTGGGAAAGGGGTTTGGTTTACTGCACCGAGGTCTGGGGTTCATGAGAATGCGGTTAGGATGTTGAGTCCTAGTTTCGGGGAGCCTGGGATGTGTTTTGCTCTTAAGGGTAGTAGTGGGTTTGTTCAAATTCGTCTTAGGACTGCTGTTGTTCCTGAGGCTGTAACTCTTGAACATGTTGCTAAG AGTGTGGCATATGATCAATCTAGCGCTCCGAAATATTGCCGTGTTTTTGGTTGGCTAGAGGGTCCACAAGGCCTTGAAACTGACTCGACTGCCGAGAATGAGAAGGTGCTGCTTGCAGAGTTCACATATGATCTAGAGAAGAGCAATGCCCAGACTTACACCGTAGTAGACTCCGCTACATCTGCTGTCATCGACACAGTTAGATTCGAGTTCAGTTCCAATTATGGAAGTGCAACACATACTTGCATATATCGGCTTAGGGTTCATGGTCACGATCCTAGTCCTGTCCCAAATGCTTGA
- the LOC141646730 gene encoding uncharacterized protein LOC141646730, translating to MVNNDLNEELSDSDSDDLFREDIEALTRACLPTTLNTSSPAVGILYDDDDDDDDDDDFDDLELVRSIQARYGEGRVADDIKPLTSLPPPVSDDDDDDYEFYQAIKARFSLHHDADDATDANKKNDVNSGRDESVSNDVGASFGREFVDEHIEDDAEQYDTTEKEGAFTPVSSFPLTAQTFIDAIKKNRACQKFIRNKLLHIEAKMEQINELHKRIKTIRDYQVQCKKQVGLKLSQKQDDRIQLISAAKHRANAKGREICYGPAENSYVVWYKAALQKYPLSFHREKWSNKDIQNLEKGIVRQYQEKLLQRQAHDDGIDAMMLSVKNHKITPETIQCFADEVNWTQLATIYLPRRSGEECETRWLNRENHLKNSDHWTKAEEVKLLSLIEKNGFNSWTVIAQHLGTNRTPFECLAHYQRSLNASILKKAWTDDEDAKLNSAVELYGDSNWQAVASMFEGRTGPQCSNRWNKTLNPARKRVGRWNDDEDKRLKVAATLFRRSWHRIAKFVPGRTQEQCRERWVNCLNPCLNRCEWTAEEDTKLREAITQHGYCWSKVATCVPMRTDNHCLRRWKMLCPYEFPQIEAARTIQKLALISNFVGREEERPTLEPKDFVSLPIEDSKNEENGTGKKNRKRRSSNKKKTAEKKQKKSKVKTEELEGWEDLPLSVLFDKAFSRRR from the exons ATGGTAAATAATGATTTGAACGAAGAATTGTCAGATAGTGACAGCGACGATCTTTTTCGGGAAGACATTGAAGCTCTTACCAGAGCATGTTTACCTACTACTCTCAATACATCTTCACCTGCTGTTGGAATTTTATAtgatgacgacgacgacgacgatgatgacgatgatttcGATGATTTGGAATTGGTTCGTTCTATACAAGCGCGTTATGGTGAAGGCCGTGTTGCTGATGATATCAAACCGTTAACCTCTCTTCCTCCTCCTGTttccgatgatgatgatgatgattacgAGTTTTATCAAGCTATTAAAGCTCGCTTTTCGCTACATCATGACGCTGATGATGCTACTG ATGCGAATAAAAAGAATGATGTCAACAGCGGTAGAGATGAATCCGTGTCAAATGATGTTGGCGCCTCTTTTGGGAGGGAGTTTGTAGATGAGCATATAGAAGATGATGCTGAGCAATATGATACCACTGAGAAAGAGGGTGCCTTTACTCCTGTCTCTAGCTTCCCATTGACTGCACAGACATTTATTGATGCCATTAAGAAAAACAGAGCTTGCCAGAAATTTATACGGAATAAGTTGCTTCATATTGAAGCAAAGATGGAACAAATAAACGAGCTACACAAGCGCATCAAAACAATTCGAGACTACCAAGTGCAATGCAAGAAGCAAGTTGGGCTAAAGTTGTCTCAGAAGCAAGATGATCGCATCCAGCTGATTTCAGCTGCTAAACATAGAGCTAATGCAAAGGGCAGAGAGATATGTTATGGTCCTGCTGAGAATTCATATGTTGTTTGGTACAAGGCCGCTCTCCAAAAATATCCACTTTCCTTTCATCGGGAGAAATGGTCAAATAAGGATATACAGAATCTCGAGAAAGGAATCGTCCGACAATATCAAGAAAAGTTGCTCCAGAGACAAGCACATGATGATGGAATTGATGCTATGATGTTATCagtaaaaaatcataaaattactCCGGAGACAATCCAATGCTTTGCAGACGAGGTAAACTGGACGCAGCTTGCTACTATATATCTTCCTCGTCGCTCTGGAGAAGAATGTGAAACGAGGTGGTTGAATCGCGAAAACCACTTGAAAAACTCGGATCATTGGACAAAAGCAGAGGAGGTAAAACTATTAAGTCTCATTGAGAAAAACGGATTCAATAGTTGGACGGTTATTGCTCAACATCTCGGAACCAATAGGACTCCTTTTGAATGTTTGGCTCATTATCAGAGAAGTCTGAATGCCAGCATTTTGAAAAAGGCGTGGACAGATGATGAAGATGCTAAGCTCAACTCTGCTGTGGAATTGTATGGGGACAGCAACTGGCAAGCTGTTGCATCTATGTTCGAAGGACGAACAGGTCCGCAATGCTCTAACAGATGGAACAAAACTTTGAACCCAGCTAGAAAAAGGGTGGGGAGATGGAATGACGATGAAGATAAACGCTTAAAAGTTGCTGCTACGCTTTTTCGTAGAAGTTGGCATAGAATAGCCAAGTTTGTGCCAGGAAGGACCCAAGAACAGTGTAGAGAAAGATGGGTAAATTGTCTGAATCCTTGTTTGAATCGCTGCGAATGGACTGCAGAAGAAGATACGAAGCTCAGAGAAGCCATAACACAACACGGATATTGCTGGTCTAAAGTTGCGACTTGTGTTCCTATGAGAACAGATAACCATTGTCTAAGGAGATGGAAAATGTTATGTCCATATGAATTTCCCCAGATTGAAGCTGCTCGAACCATACAGAAACTTGCTCTTATATCTAATTTCGTGGGCAGGGAAGAAGAGAGACCTACCCTTGAGCCAAAGGACTTTGTTTCATTGCCTATTGAAGACTCGAAGAATGAGGAGAATGGGACTGGTAAAAAGAATCGGAAAAGGCGAAGCTCAAACAAGAAGAAGACTGCTGAAAAGAAACAGAAGAAAAGTAAGGTCAAGACTGAGGAATTAGAAGGATGGGAAGATCTGCCATTGTCAGTTCTGTTTGATAAAGCTTTCTCTCGCCGACGTTGA